A single genomic interval of Coccidioides posadasii str. Silveira chromosome 1, complete sequence harbors:
- a CDS encoding uncharacterized protein (EggNog:ENOG410PMH6~COG:S~BUSCO:12110at33183) has translation MDDYIPAPDPRSLLPSLLACLPAGFASPRPPPVLLPLLSPILRQRVQLFSSVSPSSADSWIRLLCWNASRGEQIERIIGGASFEPHPVSGEIEIPDDIKTRYKRVDVETLRAQFPLPDYNLAPIYVWCPGDQEGGGPGWRVAEVLPLDSLQDEGHTWFGSVGEANASLQDRVLDEALKGTWDALRPYNDNNEGEGEGDGDGDGDEDDDYWAQYDDNLGRTPVRIQTPSRDNSRIKQLRDTSDDSYYNRYDEVQPAMDNDDPSVDRNEVGDSSLNGDAVASVLRQQIERIAHQNGRSRTPPAVSDFAVSLSHPRPESASSQGSDAILRLERTAENQSMAEMGVREYISSNFRNLYLLARSTGIPREEFGNLVRKELDRLEYTGFERTTTL, from the coding sequence ATGGACGATTACATACCTGCGCCGGACCCGAGGTCGCTGCTACCTTCGCTCCTTGCATGTCTTCCCGCCGGCTTTGCGTCTCCCCGGCCTCCTCCGGTGCTGCTTCCTCTCCTCTCGCCCATTCTTCGGCAACGTGTTCAGCTCTTCAGTTCGGTATCTCCATCGTCTGCAGATTCTTGGATTCGGCTGCTCTGCTGGAATGCTAGCAGAGGGGAGCAGATCGAGCGCATCATCGGAGGAGCCTCTTTCGAACCCCACCCCGTTTCTGGGGAGATCGAGATCCCTGATGATATTAAGACGCGATACAAGCGTGTTGACGTCGAAACGTTACGTGCACAATTTCCATTACCAGATTACAATCTTGCACCCATATATGTTTGGTGTCCAGGCGACCAGGAAGGGGGTGGTCCAGGCTGGAGAGTCGCGGAGGTTTTGCCGCTTGATTCTCTCCAGGATGAAGGACACACGTGGTTTGGCTCGGTTGGAGAAGCGAATGCGTCACTGCAGGATAGAGTGCTCGACGAAGCTCTGAAAGGCACGTGGGACGCGCTCAGACCGTACAACGATAATAACGAGGGCGAAGGCGAAGGCGACGGCGACGGCGACGGcgatgaagatgacgatTATTGGGCACAGTACGATGATAACCTAGGGAGGACACCCGTGAGAATTCAGACGCCCTCCCGAGATAACTCTCGCATCAAGCAGCTACGAGATACGTCTGACGATTCTTATTATAACCGTTATGATGAGGTCCAGCCTGCGATGGACAATGATGATCCGTCGGTGGACCGGAATGAAGTTGGAGATTCATCACTGAACGGTGACGCGGTTGCTAGTGTCCTTAGGCAGCAGATAGAACGCATCGCCCATCAGAACGGCAGGTCACGCACTCCGCCAGCAGTGAGCGATTTTGCAGTTTCTCTGAGCCATCCAAGGCCGGAATCCGCCTCTTCACAGGGGTCAGATGCTATTCTGAGACTAGAGCGGACCGCAGAGAACCAATCTATGGCTGAAATGGGAGTGCGTGAATACATATCTTCCAATTTTAGAAATTTATACCTCTTGGCGAGGTCCACCGGGATCCCAAGGGAAGAATTTGGGAACCTCGTCCGAAAGGAATTGGATCGATTGGAATACACTGGCTTTGAACGAACCACGACCCTCTGA
- a CDS encoding uncharacterized protein (CAZy:GT39~EggNog:ENOG410PGU4~COG:O~TransMembrane:11 (i46-65o100-120i132-155o161-178i185-207o227-255i276-295o598-619i640-658o670-689i723-743o)~BUSCO:1768at33183) produces the protein MSSSPSSVRQRGGKRHGGADTPEKAPVSTAPPTFSPQPAMKPSSEWDYKLALAVITAVAFVSRFYKISFPDQVVFDEVHFGKFASYYLQRTYFFDVHPPFAKLLFAFVGWLVGYDGHFLFDNIGDSYIENKVPYVALRSLPATLGALTVPVVFLIMWESGYSLPACVLSAGLVLFDNAHVGEDRLILLDATLVLSMALSVLCYVRFYKLRHEAFGRKWWKWLLLTGVSLSCVISTKYVGLFTFVTIGSAVLIDLWNLLDVNRRSGSLTLFQFGQHFAARALGLIVVPFFFYLFWFQVHFAVLNRSGPGDNFMTPEFQETLMDNAMAAKSVGVQYYDTITIRHKQTKTYLHSHPDKYPLRYDDGRISSQGQQVTGYPYNDTNNHWQILPSVPFAENDRLGHVIKNGDTVQLRHVVTDTILLTHDVASPYYPTNQEFTTVSHELAAGNRHNDTLFQIKIEHGKSDEEFRTLASLFKLIHVPTKVAMWTHTKPLPEWGFKQAEINGNKNAQESTNIWFAEDIPSLEPENPRLIREPRQVKHMPFLKKYLELQAAMFYHNNALTASHPYASEPFQWPFLLRGVSFWTKNDTREQIYFLGNPVGWWIASSLLAVFAGIIGADQLSLRRGVDALEEIWGPGTRSRLYNSTGFFYLCWAAHYFPFYLMGRQRFLHHYLPAHIASCLVTGALVEFLFNVDPVNVEDTSDSARHRRRLGGVSARMGRQSIMTIWAVTIAILSAVIWGFGFFAPLTYGTPGLDVAGVKARQWLSYDLHFAK, from the exons ATGTCCTCCTCACCGTCTAGCGTTCGACAGCGAGGAGGTAAGAGACATGGCGGCGCTGACACACCGGAGAAAGCACCGGTGTCCACGGCTCCGCCAACATTCAGCCCGCAGCCCGCGATGAAACCGAGCTCCGAATGGGACTACAAGCTTGCATTAGCGGTGATAACAGCGGTGGCATTTGTCTCTCGTTTCTATAAGATTAGTTTCCCAGACCAGGTGGTTTTTGACGAGGTGCATTTTGGAAAG TTTGCTTCATATTACCTCCAACGTACCTACTTCTTTGATGTTCACCCTCCATTTGCAAAGCTCCTCTTCGCGTTCGTAGGATGGCTCGTCGGATATGACGGCCACTTTCTCTTTGACAACATTGGAGACTCCTACATTGAGAACAAGGTGCCATATGTTGCGCTGCGCTCTTTGCCCGCGACACTCGGTGCTCTCACCGTCCCAGTGGTATTCTTGATTATGTGGGAATCTGGATACTCACTGCCGGCATGTGTGCTCTCCGCGGGGCTGGTATTGTTTGATAACGCTCATGTCGGCGAGGACAGGCTGATCTTACTTGACGCGACCCTGGTCCTCTCAATGGCTCTGAGTGTCCTTTGCTATGTCCGGTTTTATAAATTGAGACACGAAGCATTTGGCCGTAAATGGTGGAAATGGTTGCTGTTGACTGGAGTTTCGCTTAGCTGTGTGATTTCAACCAAATACGTCGGACTCTTTACCTTCGTTACTATTGGATCCGCGGTCTTGATTGACTTGTGGAACCTTCTTGACGTCAATCGCCGCAGTGGTTCTCTTACCCTGTTCCAATTCGGTCAGCACTTCGCCGCTCGCGCCTTGGGCTTGATCGTGGTGCCGTTCTTTTTCTACTTATTCTGGTTCCAGGTCCACTTTGCGGTCCTTAACAGATCCGGCCCTGGCGACAATTTCATGACGCCTGAATTTCAGGAGACACTGATGGACAATGCTATGGCTGCAAAGTCCGTGGGAGTTCAATACTACGACACCATCACTATCCGACACAAGCAAACTAAAACATATCTTCACAGCCATCCGGACAAATATCCACTCCGATATGATGACGGCCGTATATCTAGTCAAGGCCAACAAGTCACCGGATACCCTTACAATGATACCAACAATCACTGGCAAATCCTGCCATCAGTGCCGTTCGCAGAAAACGACCGTTTAGGCCATGTAATCAAGAATGGCGACACCGTTCAACTTCGACACGTTGTCACTGACACGATTCTCTTGACTCATGATGTTGCTTCCCCATATTATCCCACAAATCAGGAGTTCACCACTGTCTCTCATGAATTGGCAGCTGGGAATCGCCACAATGATACTTTATTTCAAATCAAAATCGAGCATGGTAAATCCGATGAAGAATTCCGAACATTGGCTAGCTTGTTCAAGCTCATCCATGTTCCAACCAAGGTCGCGATGTGGACACATACAAAGCCCTTGCCTGAGTGGGGTTTCAAACAAGCTGAAATTAACGGGAACAAGAATGCTCAGGAGTCAACAAATATATGGTTTGCTGAAGACATTCCTTCACTAGAACCAGAGAATCCCCGCTTGATTCGAGAGCCTCGTCAAgtcaagcacatgcctttctTAAAGAAGTATCTTGAGCTCCAGGCGGCGATGTTCTATCACAACAACGCGCTCACTGCCAGTCACCCATATGCCAGTGAACCGTTCCAGTGGCCTTTCCTTCTCCGTGGCGTCAGCTTCTGGACCAAGAATGATACCAGAGAGCAGATCTACTTCTTGGGCAACCCTGTTGGATGGTGGATCGCGAGCAGTCTTTTGGCGGTTTTCGCTGGTATTATCGGTGCTGATCAACTTTCATTGCGTCGAGGAGTAGAtgctcttgaagaaa TTTGGGGTCCAGGAACCCGCTCTCGGCTTTATAATAGCACTGGGTTTTTCTATCTATGCTGGGCAGCCCATTATTTCCCATTCTATCTGATGGGTCGACAGCGTTTCCTTCACCATTATCTTCCCGCACACATTGCATCTTGTCTCGTGACGGGAGCCCTTGTCGAGTTCCTTTTCAACGTTGACCCAGTCAACGTGGAGGATACCAGTGATTCCGCACGTCATCGTCGTCGACTTGGTGGCGTCAGCGCACGCATGGGCCGTCAGAGCATCATGACCATATGGGCGGTCACAATTGCTATTCTCAGCGCTGTTATTTGGGGATTCGGGTTCTTTGCTCCACTCACATACGGAACTCCGGGACTGGATGTTGCCGGCGTCAAGGCGCGACAGTGGCTCTCTTATGACTTGCATTTTGCCAAATAA
- a CDS encoding uncharacterized protein (EggNog:ENOG410PJPG~COG:T~BUSCO:7245at33183) — protein sequence MATVTVANSAPCLRGLATLARSLNSAGRIIPQWQPVPSVVSSGRRLGDNRLFQSSSQASSRARMSYRIAVSSSGKGRRFSPDRNVCSFDPETQDAIGLQQGRNYLERKLSRPDSGEDAFFVSKIDHHPNAFAFGVADGVGGWTQSGVDPADFSHSFCSYLAECALKWDASAHELRARALMQMGYERTLADRTIFAGSSTACIGVACEDGTVQLANLGDSGSVLFRLAAVHHYSTPQTHDFNTPYQLSVMPPLIRMQSAIFGGRQYEDLPQDANVTNYRLQHGDVLLLATDGVYDNLNNQDILTLVTGRMMATGAWNGTADMGIGVSDGLNALTQPAGLSSPFSSLKSRPHSHRSRHHPHRHHHHHQQHANPEQPSGAKTIDAHTRNHTLQALLAVTIAGEAKIASMDFRRDGPFAKESQRYRPWDHWRGGKPDDICVIVVIAVEEGRDVVD from the exons ATGGCCACGGTGACAGTCGCCAATTCAGCCCCCTGCCTGCGAGGTCTGGCAACGCTCGCTCGATCGTTGAACTCCGCAGGTCGGATTATTCCCCAGTGGCAGCCCGTCCCGTCTGTCGTTTCGTCGGGGAGACGACTAGGGGATAACAGGTTATTTCAATCCAGCTCTCAGGCCTCCTCGCGCGCTCGCATGTCCTATCGCATCGCAGTATCTTCCTCCGGTAAAGGCCGCAGATTTAGTCCAGACAGAAATGTCTGCAGCTTCGATCCAGAGACACAAGATGCCATCGGACTACAGCAGGGAAGGAATTATTTGGAGCGGAAATTAAGTCGTCCGGATAGTGGAGAGGATGCCTTCTTCGTGAGCAAGATCGACCACCATCCGAACGCGTTTGCATTCGGCGTCGCCGATGGAGTAGGCGGTTGGACGCAATCTGGGGTTGACCCGGCGGATTTCTCGCACTCATTTTGCAGTTATCTGGCGGAGTGCGCATTGAAATGGGATGCATCGGCTCACGAATTGCGCGCAAGAGCCTTAATGCAAATGGGATATGAACGGACGTTGGCTGACAGGACGATATTTGCGGGCAGCAGCACCGCGTGCATCGGTGTCGCCTGCGAAGATGGAACCGTCCAACTGGCAAA TCTCGGGGATTCCGGCTCGGTACTGTTCCGCCTGGCTGCCGTTCATCACTACTCCACCCCACAAACCCACGATTTCAACACTCCTTACCAGCTCTCCGTAATGCCGCCCTTAATACGGATGCAATCGGCTATATTTGGTGGTAGGCAGTACGAAGATCTTCCCCAAGACGCCAACGTGACCAACTACCGCCTCCAGCACGGCGATGTGCTTTTACTAGCAACTGACGGAGTCTACGATAACCTGAACAATCAGGATATTCTTACCCTAGTTACAGGACGGATGATGGCGACTGGGGCGTGGAATGGGACTGCAGACATGGGTATCGGGGTCTCTGATGGACTAAATGCTCTCACCCAACCTGCTGGACTCTCATCCCCCTTCTCATCTCTAAAATCCCGTCCACATTCGCATCGCTCTCGTCACCACCCCCACCGtcaccatcaccatcaccagCAACACGCCAACCCTGAACAGCCATCAGGTGCCAAAACCATTGACGCGCACACACGCAACCACACACTCCAAGCTCTCCTCGCAGTAACCATTGCTGGAGAAGCGAAGATCGCTAGCATGGATTTCCGACGCGATGGGCCATTTGCCAAGGAGTCACAGAGATATCGACCTTGGGATCATTGGCGAGGGGGAAAACCAGATGATATCTGTGTGATCGTTGTGATTGCTGTTGAAGAAGGAAGGGATGTTGTGGATTAG
- a CDS encoding uncharacterized protein (BUSCO:255378at4751~EggNog:ENOG410PGT6~COG:A~BUSCO:5905at33183), which translates to MNSSRRAYVEDATEDSDMDGVDLANIPVDRDYELPAATAGIAPEKASAILSQFSRKRRAAAIPVPTDDGRVRSRLRELGHPITLFGEDATDRRDRLRGLLLELEEQQEAAAAAAGEEGTDVQMQEAEEEAEEEQEHEEEFYTEGTQGLLEARKNIAKFSLPRAKTRIERQKEESTIPLRTHIKHRKAIKEKLQSFDLFGSQLAGDRPVSITRFAPNGEFLATGNWGGSIKLLSIPNLEESATLRGHTDRIGGISWFPGATLASSNVSEDSVNLASGGGEGNIHLWSLNKDTPLSTLSGHSGRVCRVEFHPSGEYLASASFDTTWRLWDVRTSTELLLQEGHSREVFSLAFNPDGSLLASGGLDSIGRIWDLRTGRTVMILEGHIREIYALDWGIDSYRVLSGSGDGWVKCWDIRQVRGTGGVGAHKGVVSDLRWYKGTEDTSSYLPTLSQGELNVEMTDGPTSANGERTARQPIQPRKSGTFFVTAGFDKNVNVFSADDWSLVKSLSGHSGNVLSVDVSDDVKWIASCGHDRTVKLWGIEG; encoded by the exons ATGAACTCGTCGCGGAGGGCGTATGTGGAGGACGCGACAGAGGACTCTGATATGGACGGGGTAGATCTAGCAAATATTC CTGTTGATCGCGATTATGAGTTGCCCGCGGCCACTGCTGGGATAGCGCCGGAGAAAGCGTCCGCGATCCTATCTCAGTTCTCACGGAAACGAAGAGCCGCCGCGATCCCGGTGCCGACAGACGATGGACGGGTTCGTTCACGACTACGCGAGCTTGGACATCCTATAACTCTCTTTGGTGAAGATGCTACAGACCGACGCGACCGGTTGAGAGGTTTACTGCTTGAACTcgaagagcagcaggaagCGGCGGCCGCCGCCGCCGGGGAAGAGGGAACGGATGTGCAGATGCAAGAGGCTGAggaagaagctgaagaagaacagGAACACGAAGAGGAATTCTACACCGAAGGCACTCAAGGCTTGCTTGAGGCGCGGAAAAATATCGCCAAGTTCTCTTTACCGCGGGCCAAAACGAGAATAGAACGCCAAAAGGAGGAATCAACGATACCGCTACGGACGCACATTAAGCACAGAAAGGCAATCAAAGAAAAGTTACAGAGTTTTGACTTGTTCGGCTCTCAGTTGGCAGGAGACCGCCCGGTGAGCATCACACGGTTCGCGCCCAATGGGGAATTTTTGGCAACCGGGAACTGGGGCGGGAGCATTAAACTGCTCTCTATTCCAAATCTAGAAGAAAGCGCCACGCTTCGCGGACATACGGATCGAATTGGAGGCATTTCGTGGTTCCCAGGTGCGACCCTCGCTTCCTCAAACGTATCAGAAGACTCCGTGAATCTTGCATCGGGTGGCGGCGAAGGAAATATACATCTATGGTCTCTAAATAAAGACACCCCTCTATCAACGCTATCTGGGCATTCTGGACGCGTCTGCCGTGTTGAGTTTCACCCTTCCGGGGAGTATTTGGCGTCTGCGTCCTTCGATACTACCTGGCGACTGTGGGACGTAAGGACAAGCACGGAATTACTCTTGCAAGAAGGCCACTCTCGCGAAGTGTTTTCACTAGCATTCAATCCTGACGGCTCTCTTCTTGCCAGTGGTGGTTTGGATAGTATCGGCCGTATCTGGGATTTGCGGACCGGCCGAACAGTAATGATCCTCGAGGGCCACATTCGCGAAATATATGCTCTGGACTGGGGAATTGACTCATATCGGGTCCTTTCTGGCTCAGGTGACGGCTGGGTTAAATGCTGGGATATCCGGCAAGTTCGTGGAACGGGCGGTGTGGGCGCTCACAAGGGGGTGGTATCTGATTTGAGATGGTATAAAGGCACAGAGGACACATCGTCTTACCTACCTACGCTCTCACAGGGAGAGCTGAACGTGGAGATGACCGACGGCCCGACCTCTGCGAACGGGGAGCGGACAGCACGACAGCCAATCCAACCAAGGAAATCGGGGACCTTTTTCGTTACCGCCGGATTTGATAAGAATGTTAACGTCTTCAGTGCCGATGATTGGTCTTTGGTGAAGTCACTCAGCGGTCATTCTGGGAACGTACTCAGCGTAGATGTGAGCGACGATGTTAAGTGGATTGCAAGCTGTGGGCATGATCGCACGGTCAAGCTATGGGGCATTGAAGGCTGA
- a CDS encoding uncharacterized protein (EggNog:ENOG410PSDR~COG:S) has translation MISGLATEQRKAPSASVSAFFETKSKKFFAAIEKATGYYAKATHGHPGAPNGHQQITHTSSHWDKLPVELQLSIFCQCRLRDIQCLRLVCRSFCDLVDANEHAIARDYLRIRRHGSLPSLTHRRITHSRAPQDDVILLSDLFPPPGAIGDLRDAYTFRYLASLRRRQEICSKLSYYLADRILDRYTQSHPAIKASFASKRDRQACYERGVARLQFKLTPLMFYVLYFLEVYSQSKSDQLDHMYSLLATGYQDVPLTRAHRIDGEHISQCHIIRSPPFEDPGVLISTHHVFFVLASYLLDAVAPDYPFNSNGDTLASMLLTIGLERIVEFFAAEKGGGYNQRTLRRTFMRNMQRDWDAYTKSDKVIGVYGGDERNHDPVPLDHIWHSPALEMLRRKGRIPHQSQDWVIVWEGVKIYLHCQHCEGMRDGWAAAGGL, from the exons ATGATCTCAGGGCTAGCCACTGAGCAAAGAAAAGCGCCATCGGCGTCTGTGTCGGCGTTCTTCGAGACCAAGTCCAAAAAGTTCTTTGCTGCAATCGAGAAAGCAACGGGATATTATGCAAAGGCAACCCATGGACATCCTGGCGCCCC GAATGGTCACCAGCAAATAACCCATACCTCTTCTCACTGGGATAAGCTCCCTGTGGAGCTCCAGCTTTCCATTTTCTGCCAGTGCCGCCTGCGGGATATCCAATGCTTACGCCTCGTCTGTCGTTCTTTTTGCGACTTGGTCGACGCCAATGAACATGCCATCGCTCGAGATTACCTCCGAATCAGGCGTCACGGCAGCCTTCCGTCCCTAACTCACCGCAGAATAACTCATAGCCGCGCTCCTCAAGACGATGTCATTCTCCTTTCAGATCTTTTTCCACCACCAGGAGCAATTGGGGATTTGAGAGATGCGTATACATTTAGATACCTGGCCAGCTTGCGACGTCGCCAGGAAATCTGTTCAAAATTGTCTTATTATCTAGCCGATCGGATTCTGGATCGTTATACGCAGAGTCATCCCGCAATCAAGGCATCTTTCGCTTCTAAACGAGATCGACAAGCTTGCTATGAGCGAGGGGTCGCGCGCCTCCAATTTAAACTTACGCCTTTGAT GTTTTATGTCCTATATTTCCTTGAAGTCTATTCTCAATCCAAATCCGACCAGCTGGATCACATGTACTCCCTGCTTGCAACTGGATATCAGGACGTGCCGCTAACCCGAGCCCATCGCATCGATGGGGAACACATATCCCAATGTCATATCATTCGTTCCCCTCCCTTTGAAGACCCTGGCGTGCTTATATCCACCCATCATGTCTTCTTTGTCCTTGCCTCATATCTACTAGACGCTGTAGCCCCTGACTATCCATTCAACTCTAACGGAGACACTCTGGCGAGTATGCTGCTTACCATTGGCCTTGAACGCATCGTTGAATTCTTTGCGGCCGAAAAGGGGGGAGGGTATAACCAACGTACTCTCCGCAGGACCTTTATGAGGAACATGCAGAGGGATTGGGATGCCTATACCAAGAGCGACAAAGTCATCGGGGTGTATGGTGGAGATGAAAGAAACCATGACCCAGTTCCCCTGGACCACATCTGGCACTCGCCCGCGCTCGAAATGTTGAGAAGGAAAGGCCGCATCCCTCACCAGTCGCAAGATTGGGTGATAGTGTGGGAAGGAGTGAAGATATATTTACATTGTCAGCATTGTGAGGGAATGCGTGATGGATGGGCTGCCGCTGGCGGGTTGTGA
- a CDS encoding uncharacterized protein (EggNog:ENOG410QDYN~COG:C), which produces MNFDEQSFSSPVCSAPIEWFSACSDAHDYETGWYFLCGASNDTDALAAILGLRDGEHLGLRPATVFGFKARKWGLQPVLVRESGEKDSPNGDAAVSGAALRIERTVHAKMLRGLLPSMFRVDKCYIRLDRDRGEDDELIRGFAFVWDGKTEELKN; this is translated from the coding sequence ATGAATTTTGATGAGCAGTCTTTCAGCAGTCCTGTCTGTTCGGCTCCCATCGAGTGGTTCTCTGCATGTTCAGATGCACATGACTATGAAACCGGATGGTATTTCCTGTGCGGGGCTTCCAACGATACAGATGCACTCGCCGCTATCCTCGGATTAAGGGATGGTGAACATCTCGGATTACGCCCTGCAACAGTGTTTGGGTTCAAGGCGAGGAAGTGGGGTCTGCAGCCCGTTCTTGTAAGAGAAAGTGGTGAAAAAGACAGCCCAAATGGAGATGCAGCGGTTTCCGGGGCGGCGCTCAGGATTGAGAGGACGGTCCATGCCAAAATGTTGCGGGGCCTGCTGCCGAGTATGTTCCGAGTCGATAAATGCTACATTCGACTTGATCGCGATCGCGGGGAAGACGACGAGCTTATCCGCGGCTTTGCTTTCGTGTGGGATGGAAAGACCGAAGAGTTGAAGAACTGA
- a CDS encoding uncharacterized protein (EggNog:ENOG410QDYN~COG:C) — MRIAFFSILPHEKDALEAFNKEYHHELVFFKDSLSEANVALAAGFPAISAFVNDQLDSTIMRALAESGTMLVALRCSGYDRVDIKAATANGITVTRVPAYSPEAIVEYTVGMLIALDRRTPHAWQRVRAGNFDLTGFVGHGIHGKTVGIVGTGRIGAGVARVFKNGFQCEVLANDLYPNATLEQDGVRYVEFKELLKSSDIVCLHCPLTTATRHIIKAETLAIMKQNAILVNTSRGALVNSSDLLHALEKGRIRGCALDVVEGEEKYFFQSSNQAKHIDDVLRRLISLPNVMITGHQAFLTRGAVDSIAKTTLKSIRNFESGTLKENVVYDKYNQ; from the coding sequence ATGAGGATTGCATTTTTTAGTATACTTCCTCACGAGAAAGATGCCTTAGAGGCATTCAATAAAGAATACCACCATGAATTGGTATTTTTCAAAGATAGCCTCTCAGAGGCAAACGTGGCTCTTGCTGCTGGCTTCCCAGCAATATCAGCCTTTGTCAACGATCAGTTGGACTCAACGATTATGAGAGCCCTGGCCGAGTCTGGGACCATGCTCGTGGCCCTGCGCTGCTCCGGTTATGACAGGGTCGATATCAAGGCAGCGACGGCGAACGGCATCACTGTTACGCGTGTCCCCGCCTATTCTCCAGAAGCCATCGTCGAGTACACCGTCGGAATGTTGATTGCTCTTGACAGGCGCACCCCTCATGCCTGGCAGAGAGTGCGCGCTGGAAATTTTGATTTGACGGGTTTTGTAGGGCATGGGATCCATGGAAAGACTGTTGGTATAGTGGGAACCGGGCGCATCGGTGCGGGAGTTGCCAGGGTGTTCAAAAATGGGTTTCAGTGCGAGGTTCTTGCCAATGACCTCTATCCCAATGCGACGCTGGAACAGGATGGCGTCCGTTACGTGGAGTTCAAGGAGCTGTTAAAAAGCTCTGACATCGTCTGTCTGCACTGCCCATTGACTACTGCGACTCGCCATATTATCAAAGCCGAGACATTGGCTATCATGAAACAAAATGCCATTCTTGTCAATACCAGCCGAGGGGCGCTAGTTAACTCATCAGACCTTCTACACGCATTAGAAAAAGGTCGCATTCGTGGGTGTGCCCTTGACGTCGTTGAAGGGGAAGAGAAATATTTTTTCCAGAGCTCAAACCAGGCCAAACATATCGATGATGTTTTGAGGCGGTTGATTTCCCTGCCAAATGTGATGATTACCGGTCATCAGGCATTCTTGACAAGAGGAGCGGTCGATAGCATTGCAAAGACAACCTTGAAGAGCATTCGCAATTTTGAGTCCGGCACATTAAAAGAGAATGTGGTGTATGATAAGTATAACCAATGA
- a CDS encoding uncharacterized protein (EggNog:ENOG410PNVH~COG:O~BUSCO:13032at33183) yields MHRSINAAGRLFRLGTQSTPQKSHNTANLNMRNGLCIFCQNRRPARIGFQQSTALGVVSVRTVATSSGSAPSAAPSAQDLFAAQTPDISNHYTIFPNTLPQGPPPASPFDIPIPNLRREFLALQALVHPDKYPSGATKQRAEALSAHINDAYRTLSDPLTRAQYLLLFQHGIDVTSENGAKTHPQDPETLMQVLETQEMIEEAENEATISGLKSENEGRVNETVRALGAAIDRGDVDEAVRECVRLRFWYSIRDVLREWEPGMRDVRLVH; encoded by the coding sequence ATGCACCGATCCATCAACGCGGCGGGCCGCTTGTTCCGGCTCGGTACCCAATCGACGCCTCAGAAATCACATAACACAGCAAATCTGAACATGAGGAATGGTCTCTGTATATTCTGTCAGAATCGACGACCGGCACGTATCGGGTTTCAGCAATCCACTGCGTTGGGGGTTGTTTCGGTTCGGACGGTGGCTACATCCTCAGGCTCGGCGCCCTCGGCAGCACCTTCAGCGCAAGACCTCTTCGCGGCCCAGACTCCGGATATATCCAATCATTATACCATTTTTCCAAATACCTTACCGCAGGGCCCTCCTCCAGCAAGCCCGTTCGATATCCCTATTCCAAATCTCCGTCGGGAGTTCTTAGCGTTGCAGGCTCTCGTCCATCCTGACAAGTACCCATCGGGAGCTACCAAACAGCGGGCCGAAGCTCTCTCTGCGCATATAAACGATGCGTATCGTACTCTCTCCGACCCTTTGACCCGGGCGCAGTATCTGCTCCTATTCCAACACGGGATCGACGTGACCTCCGAGAACGGCGCGAAGACTCACCCTCAAGACCCCGAAACGTTAATGCAAGTGCTAGAAACACAAGAGATGATTGAAGAAGCAGAGAATGAAGCGACAATTTCGGGCCTGAAAAGCGAAAATGAAGGACGGGTCAATGAGACGGTACGAGCACTGGGAGCTGCCATCGACCGAGGAGATGTCGACGAAGCAGTGAGGGAGTGCGTGCGTTTGCGATTCTGGTATAGCATTCGTGACGTCCTGAGGGAGTGGGAGCCCGGCATGAGGGATGTACGATTGGTGCACTAA